In Callospermophilus lateralis isolate mCalLat2 chromosome 4, mCalLat2.hap1, whole genome shotgun sequence, one genomic interval encodes:
- the LOC143397349 gene encoding LOW QUALITY PROTEIN: electrogenic aspartate/glutamate antiporter SLC25A12, mitochondrial-like (The sequence of the model RefSeq protein was modified relative to this genomic sequence to represent the inferred CDS: deleted 1 base in 1 codon) produces the protein MFKNPNQAGCGGSLKEVLKGYGHETKETQNLSYASTEVDGEHYMTPEDFVQRYLGLYNDPNSNPKIVQLLAGVADQIKDGLISYQEFLAFESVLCAPDSMFIVAFQLFDKSGNGEVTFENVKEIFGQTIIHHHIPFNWDCKFIRLHFGHNQKKHLNYTEFIQFMQELQLEHARQAFALKDKSKSGMISGLDFSDIMIIIRSHMLTPFVEENLVSAAGGSISHQVSFSYFNAFNSLMNNMELVRKTYSTLAGTRKDIEVTKEEFAQSAIRYGQVTSLEIDILYQLADLYNASGRLTLADIERIAPLAEGALPFNLAELQRQQSPGLGRPVWLQIAESAYRFTLGSVAGAMGATAVYPIDLVKTRMQNQRGTGSVVGELMYKNSFDCFKKVLRYEGFFGFYRGLIPQLIGVAPEKAIKLTVNDFVRDKFTRRDGSIPLPAEVLAGGCAGGSQVIFTNPLEIVKIRLQVAGEITTGPRVSALNVRQDLGLFGLYKGAKACFLRDIPFSAIYFPVYAHCKLLLADENGHMKGLNLLAAGAMAGVPAASLVTPADVIKTRLQVAARAGQTTYSGVIDCFRKILREEGPSAFWKGTAARVFRSSPQFGVTLVTYELLQRWFYIDFRGLKPSGSEPTPKSHIADLPPANPDHIGGYRLATATFAGIENKFGLYLPKFKSPTVAVIQPKAAVVTAQ, from the exons ATGTTCAAAAACCCCAAtcaagctggatgtggtg GCAGTCTAAAGGAAGTCCTAAAAGGATATGGTCATGAGACAAAGGAGACCCAGAATCTAT cttatGCCAGTACTGAGGTCGATGGAGAACATTACATGACCCCAGAAGATTTTGTCCAGCGCTATCTTGGACTGTATAATGATCCAAATAGCAACCCAAAAATTGTGCAGCTCTTGGCAGGAGTAGCCGATCAAATCAAGGATGGGTTGATCTCCTATCAAGAGTTTTTGGCATTTGAATCTGTTTTATGTGCTCCAGATTCCATGTTCATAGTGGCTTTCCAATTGTTTGACAAGAGTGGAAATGGAGAGGTGACATTTGAAAATGTCAAGGAAATTTTTGGACAGACTATTATTCATCATCATATCCCTTTTAACTGGGACTGTAAGTTTATCCGACTGCATTTTGGGCATAATCAGAAGAAGCATCTTAACTACACAGAGTTCATACAGTTTATGCAGGAGCTGCAGCTGGAACATGCAAGACAAGCCTTTGCACTGAAAGACAAAAGCAAAAGTGGCATGATTTCTGGTCTGGATTTTAGTGATATCATGATTATCATTCGGTCTCACATGCTTACTCCTTTTGTGGAGGAAAACTTAGTTTCAGCTGCTGGAGGAAGTATCTCACATCAAGTTAGCTTCTCCTACTTCAATGCATTTAATTCCTTAATGAATAACATGGAACTTGTTCGTAAGACATATAGCACTTTAGCTGGCACAAGGAAAGATATTGAGGTCACAAAGGAGGAATTTGCCCAGAGTGCCATACGCTATGGACAAGTCACTTCACTAGAAATTGATATTCTATACCAGCTTGCAGACTTATATAATGCTTCAGGGCGCTTGACCTTAGCAGATATTGAGAGAATAGCCCCATTGGCTGAGGGGGCCTTGCCTTTCAACCTGGCAGAACTTCAGAGACAGCAATCTCCTGGGTTAGGCAGGCCTGTCTGGCTCCAGATTGCCGAGTCCGCTTACAGATTTACTCTGGGCTCAGTTGCTGGAGCTATGGGAGCCACCGCAGTGTATCCTATAGATCTGGTGAAGACCCGGATGCAAAACCAGCGTGGCACTGGCTCTGTTGTTGGGGAGCTGATGTATAAAAACAGCTTTGACTGTTTTAAGAAAGTCTTGCGTTATGAGGGCTTCTTTGGATTCTACAGGGGTCTGATACCACAACTAATAGGAGTTGCTCCAGAAAAGGCCATTAAATTAACTGTTAATGATTTTGTCCGGGACAAATTTACCAGAAGAGATGGCTCTATTCCACTTCCAGCGGAAGTCCTGGCTGGAGGttgtgctgggggttctcaggtcaTCTTTACAAACCCACTGGAGATAGTGAAGATTCGCCTGCAGGTGGCCGGAGAGATCACCACAGGACCAAGAGTCAGTGCCCTGAATGTGCGACAGGACTTGGGACTTTTTGGTCTGTATAAGGGTGCCAAAGCGTGTTTCCTCCGAGACATTCCCTTCTCTGCAATCTATTTTCCTGTTTATGCTCATTGCAAACTACTTCTGGCTGATGAAAATGGACACATGAAAGGTTTAAATCTCCTTGCAGCTGGAGCCATGGCAGGTGTGCCTGCTGCTTCTCTGGTGACC CCTGCTGATGTCATCAAGACAAGACTGCAAGTGGCTGCCCGTGCTGGCCAGACAACATATAGTGGTGTCATTGACTGTTTCAGAAAGATACTTCGGGAAGAAGGGCCCTCAGCATTTTGGAAAGGGACTGCAGCTCGAGTGTTTCGATCGTCTCCCCAGTTTGGGGTTACTTTGGTCACCTACGAACTTCTTCAGCGGTGGTTTTACATTGATTTTAGAGGCCTCAAACCTTCTGGCTCAGAACCAACACCTAAGTCCCACATCGCAGACCTTCCTCCTGCCAATCCTGATCACATTGGTGGATACAGACTTGCCACAGCCACTTTTGCTGGAATTGAAAATAAGTTTGGCCTTTATCTCCCCAAATTTAAGTCTCCTACTGTTGCAGTGATTCAGCCAAAGGCAGCAGTGGTAACAGCTCAGTGA